In Candidatus Gastranaerophilales bacterium, one DNA window encodes the following:
- a CDS encoding penicillin-binding transpeptidase domain-containing protein, with amino-acid sequence QTCALPISSEFYNQISQFGMGHKTGIDLPGESSGLLPPANTWRQSTQATIAFGYSLASTPIQMASAVAAIANKGVWVTPHVIKYSEEEAVEKIKTHQVLNPQTAADITTLLAGSIASSKSTAGKIPNFTVAGKTGTSRKPNPHGPGYLTGVVYTSFAAFFPSKNPEILVMVVVDSPKGAEVWGSTVAGPVFNEVATFVTRHLRMKPDAPGLNVKK; translated from the coding sequence CAGACGTGTGCTCTTCCGATCTCCAGCGAATTTTATAATCAGATTTCGCAGTTTGGGATGGGGCATAAAACGGGTATAGATTTACCGGGCGAATCTTCGGGTTTGCTGCCGCCAGCTAATACCTGGAGGCAAAGTACACAAGCTACGATTGCTTTCGGATACAGTTTGGCATCTACTCCCATTCAAATGGCATCGGCAGTAGCGGCTATTGCTAATAAAGGTGTTTGGGTAACTCCGCATGTTATTAAATATTCCGAAGAGGAGGCTGTTGAGAAAATTAAAACTCATCAGGTATTAAACCCTCAAACAGCAGCTGATATAACAACACTGTTAGCCGGCAGTATAGCAAGCTCTAAATCTACGGCAGGCAAAATCCCCAATTTTACGGTTGCAGGCAAAACAGGTACTTCACGGAAGCCCAATCCCCATGGTCCGGGGTATTTAACCGGGGTTGTTTATACCTCTTTTGCTGCGTTCTTTCCTTCAAAAAATCCCGAGATTTTGGTAATGGTAGTTGTTGACAGTCCAAAAGGAGCAGAGGTATGGGGTTCTACCGTTGCAGGTCCCGTCTTTAATGAAGTTGCTACTTTTGTAACACGCCACTTAAGAATGAAACCCGATGCACCGGGATTGAATGTTAAAAAATAA
- a CDS encoding UDP-N-acetylmuramoyl-L-alanyl-D-glutamate--2,6-diaminopimelate ligase yields MRLDEIIRFIRPEEILNLNDNPDVRDISYNSKTTKQGDIFVCLIGEKLDGHVFAKQAQENGAVAIVAQREIEGITIPVLIVKDTQLEISNLAGVLFDFPSKKIDLIGVTGTNGKTTVTHLIERIYEYNNIPCGLIGTLGYKINSSGGYKDAKHTTPQSPELQKTFQTMLENKVSTVVMEVSSHALSQHRTGCCEFDCAVLTNLTQDHLDYHITMQNYFEAKAKLFSGLAKGGTAIINADDERAEDFIKATAPLVRIFTYGVENDADVKASNIQFSTDGAVFDCSTPVGDFKITLQMTGLFSVYNALAAFTTAISQKLSIPLTLKALQETHGVAGRFEAITRSPLTIVDYAHTPDGLDNVLKAARKILPDGGKLICVFGCGGDRDATKRPKMGAISEQLADISIVTSDNPRSEDPQQIITDILSGINSLDSTKIMVEIDRHSAILLASKQAQPDDIVVVAGKGHEDYQILKDKTIHFDDAREVREAFGVKQ; encoded by the coding sequence ATGAGATTAGATGAAATTATAAGGTTTATAAGGCCCGAAGAGATATTAAATTTGAACGATAACCCTGATGTTCGGGATATTTCATATAACTCTAAAACAACAAAACAGGGTGATATTTTTGTTTGTTTAATAGGTGAAAAGCTTGACGGACATGTGTTTGCAAAACAGGCACAGGAAAACGGCGCTGTTGCAATAGTTGCCCAAAGAGAGATAGAAGGCATTACAATACCTGTCTTGATTGTTAAAGATACGCAGCTTGAAATTTCCAACCTTGCAGGTGTTTTGTTCGATTTTCCGTCTAAAAAAATAGACCTGATAGGGGTAACCGGTACAAACGGGAAAACAACCGTAACTCACCTTATTGAGCGGATTTATGAATATAATAATATACCCTGCGGTCTTATAGGCACTCTTGGTTATAAAATCAATTCATCAGGCGGGTACAAAGATGCCAAACATACGACGCCTCAGTCGCCTGAATTGCAAAAAACTTTTCAGACTATGCTTGAAAACAAAGTGAGTACTGTTGTTATGGAAGTCAGTTCTCATGCGCTTTCACAGCACCGTACAGGCTGCTGCGAATTTGATTGTGCTGTTTTGACCAATTTAACGCAAGACCATCTTGATTACCATATAACAATGCAAAATTACTTCGAAGCAAAAGCAAAATTGTTTTCAGGTTTGGCAAAAGGCGGTACCGCTATAATCAATGCAGACGATGAAAGAGCAGAGGATTTTATAAAAGCAACAGCGCCTTTGGTCAGGATTTTCACCTACGGTGTCGAAAATGATGCCGATGTAAAAGCATCTAATATTCAATTCAGCACCGACGGTGCGGTTTTTGACTGCTCTACACCTGTCGGTGATTTTAAAATCACCCTGCAAATGACGGGGTTATTTAGTGTTTACAATGCTTTAGCTGCCTTTACAACAGCGATTTCTCAAAAATTAAGCATCCCATTAACACTAAAAGCTCTGCAGGAAACCCATGGAGTGGCAGGAAGATTTGAAGCGATTACACGTTCACCGCTTACCATTGTAGATTATGCCCATACCCCTGACGGTTTGGATAATGTACTTAAAGCAGCCCGTAAAATTCTTCCTGACGGTGGAAAACTGATTTGCGTGTTTGGATGCGGCGGCGACAGGGATGCTACAAAACGCCCTAAAATGGGGGCAATAAGCGAACAACTGGCTGATATTTCCATTGTTACATCTGATAACCCGAGAAGCGAAGACCCCCAGCAAATTATTACGGATATTCTCTCGGGTATAAATTCGCTTGACAGTACAAAAATCATGGTAGAAATAGACAGACACAGCGCAATTCTCCTGGCGTCAAAACAGGCACAGCCCGATGATATTGTGGTAGTTGCCGGTAAAGGACATGAAGACTATCAGATATTAAAGGACAAAACTATCCACTTTGACGATGCCCGGGAAGTAAGAGAAGCTTTCGGGGTAAAGCAATAA
- a CDS encoding biopolymer transporter ExbD gives MIRKQRNTFNEINITPLTDIFLVLLIIMMVVAPMLDQQGLTLAVPSAQEASQEQKESKILTVEVNENGQYLVDNEVIAVNDLQSELKERAKDKSEGLLIQANSNSTHGAVVKLMDNARSAGIFSISIVEE, from the coding sequence ATGATAAGAAAGCAAAGAAATACATTTAACGAAATAAATATTACTCCGTTGACCGACATATTTTTGGTACTGCTTATTATAATGATGGTAGTAGCACCAATGCTTGACCAACAGGGTTTAACTCTTGCTGTACCTTCAGCGCAGGAAGCTTCACAGGAGCAAAAAGAATCTAAAATACTTACGGTAGAAGTAAATGAAAACGGACAGTATTTGGTGGATAATGAGGTTATCGCCGTAAACGACCTGCAATCCGAGCTAAAGGAAAGAGCCAAGGATAAAAGCGAAGGGCTTTTAATTCAGGCAAATTCAAATTCTACCCATGGCGCGGTTGTTAAACTTATGGACAATGCAAGAAGTGCCGGTATTTTCAGCATTTCTATAGTTGAAGAATAA